One window of the Chryseotalea sp. WA131a genome contains the following:
- a CDS encoding ABC transporter ATP-binding protein yields MIIIQNLKKEYGSHLILNVADLKFGNGLFWVKGANGSGKSTLLKIMSGMIPFEGEVEIDGVNLQKQPTEYRRLVNYVEAEPLYPPYLTGLDLISFFSYTRKANKGEVDKLIQKFNIQSFVKTPIGTYSSGMAKKLSLVLAFVGQPKYILLDEPLVTIDKESVPILYGLIQEYSANGFSFIFTSHQAFDITGLVVKEMEVKDQRVLCTT; encoded by the coding sequence ATGATTATCATCCAAAACTTAAAAAAAGAATACGGCTCACATCTTATTTTAAATGTTGCGGACCTAAAATTTGGTAATGGTCTGTTTTGGGTGAAGGGTGCGAACGGATCAGGCAAATCTACCTTGCTAAAAATTATGTCGGGTATGATTCCCTTCGAAGGGGAAGTAGAAATCGATGGGGTGAATCTTCAAAAACAACCTACGGAGTATCGCAGGTTGGTGAACTATGTAGAGGCCGAACCACTCTATCCGCCCTATCTTACTGGCCTAGATTTAATTTCTTTTTTTTCATATACCCGAAAAGCTAACAAAGGAGAAGTAGATAAACTGATTCAGAAATTTAATATCCAATCGTTCGTTAAAACTCCGATAGGTACGTACTCTAGTGGGATGGCCAAGAAACTTTCGTTGGTGTTGGCCTTTGTTGGGCAGCCAAAATACATTCTACTAGACGAGCCATTGGTGACAATCGACAAAGAGAGTGTGCCTATTCTCTATGGTTTGATTCAAGAGTACTCCGCAAACGGCTTCAGTTTTATTTTCACATCACATCAGGCGTTTGATATTACCGGGCTTGTGGTTAAAGAAATGGAAGTAAAAGACCAACGTGTACTGTGTACTACGTAG
- a CDS encoding DUF2490 domain-containing protein, whose protein sequence is MEFSLYFKTLKDYYRKPYTVSTQRQTNPSYEMKVPLSVITLLLSITATAQNFDLGSWNILNIKYTYSEKWSIFAEAQLRSLKFYNDFHYYEYKGGVNYKIEKNIKITLGAGSYQTYKEGGDFVLPKNNNEFRVWPQIVLSQSISKLKIEQRYRAELRFTSSGYRNRFRYRLGVSYPFGKDLDGYKPFQISASNELFFTDNEPYFERNRALVAFNYKPSMTVTLQVGYLHQFDYKINDETGRDFIQIGVFIELYRKATKNSHHDSINEIELKDN, encoded by the coding sequence ATGGAATTTTCTCTTTACTTTAAAACCTTGAAAGATTATTACCGTAAACCTTACACCGTGTCCACACAAAGACAAACTAATCCAAGCTATGAAATGAAGGTGCCTCTTTCAGTTATTACTCTTTTACTATCCATAACTGCAACTGCTCAGAACTTTGATTTAGGTAGTTGGAATATTCTGAATATTAAATATACCTATAGCGAAAAATGGAGCATCTTCGCTGAAGCTCAATTGCGGTCATTAAAATTTTACAATGATTTTCATTATTACGAATACAAAGGAGGGGTTAACTATAAAATTGAAAAAAACATAAAAATTACACTGGGTGCAGGCAGTTACCAAACGTACAAAGAAGGCGGAGATTTTGTGCTGCCAAAAAACAATAATGAATTCAGGGTTTGGCCGCAGATCGTTCTTTCTCAATCGATCAGCAAACTAAAAATAGAACAACGCTATCGGGCAGAGCTCAGATTTACAAGCAGTGGCTACAGAAATCGCTTTCGTTACAGGCTGGGTGTATCGTACCCGTTTGGTAAAGATTTAGATGGCTACAAGCCCTTTCAAATTAGTGCGAGCAACGAACTCTTTTTTACGGACAATGAGCCTTACTTTGAAAGAAACAGAGCCTTGGTTGCATTCAATTATAAGCCTTCCATGACGGTGACGCTTCAAGTAGGGTATCTGCACCAATTCGACTACAAGATAAACGATGAAACTGGTCGTGACTTTATTCAAATAGGTGTATTTATAGAACTTTATAGGAAGGCCACAAAAAATTCCCATCATGACTCCATTAACGAAATTGAATTAAAGGATAATTAA